TAAGGGCAAGCCACTGACCTGGCTGACAACCATGGCCCGCAATCGTGCCATTGACCGCATCCGCTCCAAGCAGCGCCGCTCACGCCTCAACGACGACTTTGAATCGGAGAACAAGAAGCTCCAGTTTGAATTCGAGGAATCCGGCTTGGAAATCCTGGAGGAGAAGGAGCGTGACTCCATCGTCCACCGTGCCGTATCAAAGCTGAACGACGACCAGCGGGAAGCCATTCATCTGGCCTACTTCAGCGGGCTGACGCAGGCCGAAGTTGCCGAGCGGCTCAACGAGCCTCTGGGCACTATCAAAGCCCGCATCCGCCGGGGTGTGAGCCGCCTGGAAGCTTTGGTGAAGCCTCGCATGGCCTGATTCACATCGGGCTCATCCGTTTAAAACTCCGCATGGCGCGCCTTTACCGGCGCGCCATTGCTTTTTTAGGCGGGCTTTTTTTGGCCGCAGCCTTCTTGGCTTTCACCGCAGGGGCTTTGCTCACCACCACCGGAGTCGCGGGAGCAGATTCCGCCGCAGGCTCCCCCTTCAGGACGCGCAGTTCCTTTTCCAGCTCCGCCAAACGGCGGGAGGTAGCGTCCAATTTTTTCGCGACCAAACGGGCGACAAACTCAAAAAGGGCCGCATGAAAAGCGGGATCTTCTTCGCGGGGGTGGATGTCCTGAAGGAACTTTTGATCCACCGCCAGGCATAGCGCCCGGCTTCCTGCAATGACGGAGGCTGCGCGCTTGTCCTGATTGACCAGGGCCAGCTCACCAAAAACGTCTCCCACACGGGAGATGAGGGCCACTTTTTTACCGGCCACCTTGACCTCCAGCTCCCCGTTCAGGAGGATGTAGATGCGAGAATCAATGGATCCTTCGCGGATGATGGTATCGCCCGCATCGCACTGGAGCAGGCTGGAAGAGTTGAGCACTTCATCCAACTGGTCCTCCGTGAAACTGTTGAGGAATGGCACCGAACTTAGCGGTGCTGGCAGTTGGCCTTCCTCGTGAATGTAAGCGTACTCTTTCATGGAATGCAGAACACTATTTCACGTCTCCGCGATGATGAACAGAGCAATCCCCGTGCAAACGCAACTTTTTTGTCCACGGGGGCAAAACCTACCCTCAGGTGCCGAAGCAGCGGTCTCCTGCATCACCCAGCCCCGGCACAATGTAACAGCGGTCGTTGAGCCCATCATCAACGGCGGCGGTGATCACTGGCACATCGGGATGCTGGGCGGCAAAGGCCTGCAATCCATGAGGGCAACTCACCACACAAATGAAGGTGATGGAGGTGGCCCCGGCCTCCTTGAGCTGGTTAACGGCGCTGCAGGCGCTGCCACCGGTGGCCAGCATGGGATCCAGCAGAAAGACATCGGCCTGCGCCAGCACTGAGGGCAGTTTTGAATAGTAGGGCATGGGCTGGGCGGTGGCCTCATCCCGTGCGATGCCGACGTGGGCCACTATGGCATCTGGCACCAGGGGCAAGATGGCCTCCTGTAGGCCGAGGCCAGCACGCAAAATGGGCACCAGGACAATGGGCCGCGCAAAGGCTGCGCCCTCCGTTTCAGCCAAGGGGGTCTGCACCCGAATGGCCGATGTCTTCAGGTGACGGGTGGCCTCGATAAACAGGATCTCAGCCAGCCTTTGCAGATGCCAGCGAAACTGCCCGCAGGTCGTGTTCACCCGACGAATTTCCGTGAGGTGTATCTGGGCGAGCGGGTGCGAGACAACGACGGGAGAGTCCATACCGAAGGATGTGCCATCCGCCCGCCTCCGGCAATCGGCAGTTGCGACGGATCCGCCAGCGATCCTGAAACCAGCTTACACCGCGACGGAAAGCGGTGGCCAGACTCCATGGCCTCGCCATGCTCTTCATCCCCTTCGTTTCGTATGTCTGCTGCTGCCATCAAGATCACCCCTGCCCAGCGTGTCTCAATCGAAACATCCCTGCAGGATTACGCCCCGCACATCGTGAGCCGGGGTGCTGCGCTGATGCGCGAACGTGCCGTGCGCAGCATGACCCCCATTCCTGGAGGGCTGGTAGCTCAGGTTCAGGGAAGCAGGATCTACCAGATCACCCTTTCCTGGACAGAAAAGGAAGCCGTGATCGGCTGCAGTTGCCCCATGGGGAAGCACTGCAAGCACGCTGTGGCCCTGCTGCTGGAACTGCGCAAAAACGCTGTCCCTGCGCCCCTACCCCAAAAGCCGAGCAACCTCGCCTCCACGAGCTCATCTGCCGCCCCCTCTTTGAGCACTCTCGCCGGCCAAGTCATTGCCAAGCTGGGTCGGCCCCTACCAACGGAGGCCCGCCAGACACTCCAGGCCGTGGAACCCTGGTGGATCAACAAGATCTCGAAAGTCGAACAGGCTTCGCTGCTCCAAAGCTGCGGCAGATCCGCCTGGGGTTATCAAAAAGTCACCCTTTGGCCCGCCGAGGTGCCGCCAGCCAATCTCTGGGAATTTCTAGCCTGCCTAGCCATCGCGCTGAAAAAACTCAATGCCCAACTTCCCGATCCCCTGCCCAGCCTTCTGGATCCAGGATTGCAAAAGGAGCTGGCGGCCAAGTGGCAGCGCCATCACGCCGTGCAGGAATGGAAAACCTTCATGGGCCAGTGGCAGGATCCAGACCTGGATGAAACCGAAGCGGGCCCAGAGCTGCGCCTCGTGCTGCACTATGCCGGGGCGACCATCCAGGCTCGCCAGCCGAATGAAGCGGAGTTTGGCAAGATCAGCCAAAAGGCCCTCAAGGATCTCAGCCGCAGCCCTCTGTATGGCGACCCGCCACCGAAGATCAATGCGGGATCCAGCTTGGTCCTCAAAGCTTTTCAGGACAGTTACGGCAAGTTCGTCGGCAACGAGCTCGCCCCCCTGGCCGAAAGCCTGAACCGCTGCCTGACCCAGCTAATCAGCAACCCCGAACTGCTCCGTGAACACGTGGTCTCTGAGGATGGCGAGCCGCTGCAATGCGCGGAAAAACCTCTGAAGTGGAGCCTGAAAGCACCCACCGCCCCTGGAGGGGACTATCACCTGCATCTGTACACGGACGATGGCCAGCGCCCTGAGCCGCCCGTGGCCATCATTCCAGGAAACCCGGTACGCTACGTCACCAGCAGCCTCATCTACCCGCTCTCCTACTGGCCCTTCAAAAACGAACGTCAGACTTGGCCGACCGTCATCCCGGCTGCAGCACTAGAAAGCCGTGAAGGCGTAAATGCCCTGGCCAAGCTGGGAGTTGAAGTGCCAGCCCGCCTGACCGGAAAAGTGCAGACCGTCAAAGCCAGCGTGGAGGTGAGAGGAGAAGTGTACCGTTACTCGCACTCGCCTAGCGACTACTTCCGCCTCGAGGCGAGCGCCAAGTTTGAAGATGTCGAGGTGCCCAGCACCTGGAATGGCAGCCGATGGATCCCCAAATACTGGGACTCCAAAAACATCCATCCCACCGAAGAGAAACTCGTTCAGATTGATAAATCCCGGTTGCCCGCCACGGCAGCCTGGCTGCGCCAGATGCCGCTGCGCCAGTCCGCTGCTGCTCCGGAAAAGGTCGAGCAACGCATCAGTGGCAAAGACTGGCCGGATCTGTTTGCCGCCTGGATAGCCCGCCGACCCGAAGACATCACCGTCACCCTGGATGCCGAACTGGCCAGCCTGCGCGATGGCGGCATCTCCGGCCAGGTGCGGCTGGAGATCGAGGAATCCAAAAGCGGCATGGACTGGTTTGACCTCACCGTCGCCCTCGATGTCACGGACCACACCCTCAGCCAGGACGAGATCAACCTCCTCCTGCGTGCGAAGGGCAAATGGGTGAAACTGCCCGGCAAAGGCTGGCGCAAGCTGGAGTTCAATCTGACCGACCAGCAGGAGCAAGACCTGGCGGACCTGGGCCTTTCCGCCCAGCAGTTCACAGGTGAAAAGCAGCGCCTGCACGCCCTGCAACTGGACAGCCTAACCAAAAGCAGCAGCACACTCCTACCTGCTGACAGTGCCACCCAGGTGCGCCGCCGCCTGGAGGAAATCCACACTCGTGTCACGCCGGCCCAGCCTGCGGTCATCAGCGCCAACCTGCGCCCGTATCAGACGGAGGGGTTTCACTTCCTGGCCTATCTTTCCATGAACGGCTTTGGCGGAGTGTTGGCGGATGACATGGGCCTGGGCAAGACCCTGCAGGCGCTGACCTGGATAGCCTGGCTGCGCGCCGAACAAAAAGTGCAGGAACCCATCCTCGTCATCTGCCCCAAGTCGGTGCAGGACAACTGGCGTGCAGAGGCGGCCCGCTTCAGCCCGGATCTGCGGGTCACCGTCTGGAACCGCGGCAACTCAGGCAAAGAAGGCCTGGATGGCCGTGCGGATCTCCTCGTCATCCACTACCCGCACCTGCGCCAGCATGAGGACCTGCTGCGGGAGCAGAAATGGGGCGCGGTGATCCTGGATGAAGCGCAGGCCATCAAGAACCCCACCTCCCAAAGCGCCCGTGCCGCCTGTGCGCTGGAGGCCCGCCACCGCCTGGCCCTCACGGGAACTCCCATCGAGAACCGCCTGCTGGACCTGTGGTCCATCTTCGCCTTTGCCATGCCGGGCATCCTCGGCAGCCGGGCCAGCTTTGGCCGGATGTTTGATGCGAATGAGGACCCCCTGGCCCGTCGTCGACTCGCCGCGCGCACGAAGCCCTTCCTCCTGCGGCGAACGAAAAAGGAAGTCGCCACGGACCTGCCTGAACGGGTGGAAGAGGACCTCCTCACGGAGATGGAAGGCACCCAGGCCACACTGTACCAAGCCGAAATCAAACGTGCTCGCGCCCAGCTCCTAAAGGTGGAGACCAGCCACCAGCTCGACAAGGTCCGCTTCAACATCCTCACCAGTCTGCTACGCCTACGCCAGATCTGCTGCCATCCACGTCTCGTCGGCCTGGACAAAGAGGCCACGCCCGCCAAAGGCAAAAAGAAAAAAGCCGCCGAAGATGAGAGCGAGAGCGCCAAGCTCAATGCCCTCATCGAGCAATTGGAACCCATCATGGAGGAAGGGCAGAAGGTGCTCGTCTTCTCCCAATTCGTGCAGATGCTGGAAATCATCCAGGACGAAACCGCTAAACAAAATTGGACCACATTCATCCTCACCGGCGACACCGAAGATCGCGGGGCCCTGGTAAGTGCCTTCCAGTCACATGAAGGGCCGGCCGTCTTCCTCATCAGTCTCAAGGCCGGAGGTTCCGGGCTGAATCTCACGGCCGCCAGCTACGTGGTGCTGTATGACCCGTGGTGGAATCCAGCCGTCGAAGCCCAGGCCATCGACCGCACCCACCGCATCGGCCAAAAGCAGACGGTCTTTGCCTACCGCCTCATCATGAAAGACACCATCGAGGAGAAGATCCGCATGCTGCAAAAGCAGAAAGGGGCGCTCGCTCAGGACATTCTTGGAGAAGAGAGCTTTGCCCAGGGACTGACCCTGAATGATTTTCAATTCTTGTTAGGCTAAGCAGTTACGACCGCCCCCTTCCAACTGCAAATCCTTCATCGACGATCTGGCCTGCCCACCATCTGTCGCATCGTTTCGGGGCTGACTTCTAGGTCGGTGATGCCACGCAATTCGGGGATCCAGATCTCCACCCGGACGTTCTTGATCCAGGTGTCCAGGGTGAGGCCGGTGAGGGCCAGGCGGTCCAGCGGTTTGTCGAGGTGAAATTCCCAGCTGTAGGTCGTGTCTTCGTGGAACTGGCCGCTGCGCAGGATGTTTTCATTGCCTGACTGCCGACTGATGAGGTTGTTTTCCCTCACTGAGCCATCTCGCAGCACCGCCCAGGCCCCGCCGACACCGCCGTCAGCAAAGCGGGGAATGTCATCCATCTGCAAAAGCGGAGCAGGAAGCAGGCGACTGTTCTGCAGGCGCACGGTCCAGGGTAAGATGTAGGCGCCGCGACCTTCTTTCAGAGGCTGGAACTCAAGGCGTCGGCCGCTTTTCAGCAGGAATGGGGGCGGAGCCTTGAGGAAATCGGCCAGGGGCAGGTCCAGCAGTTGGCGCATTTCATAGACGGCCAAGCGCAATTGCCAGGGCTGCGAAGGCAGAGTGGGACCCAAAACCTTATTCAAAGGAGCTCGCATCGGCGGCGGCCCGGAGAAGTCGGAGGTGAAAGAGAGATCTGTATCGGGGTACTGGTCTAACAAGATCTTCGCCCGATCAAATTCACGCTGCTTGATGTTGTCATCCATCCAGTAGAAAGGCCCCTCGCCTTTGCGCCAGTGGAGGCGGGCCTGATTCATGTCCAACCCAGCCGGGGCAAAGTGGACCACCATGGCCATGTGCCGGGGCGGCAGACCTGCCACGTGGAGAGTGGGCCAGAGGGGCTGCACGGGGCGGGCCTCATCAGCAATCGTTGGAGCGGGGCCAACGACGAGCGTCAGCTCATTGGCTGTGTAGGCAGGCAGGGGCAGACGCAGCCAGCTCAGCCATTGCCAATAATGCGAACCTCCCATTGCCAGCATGATGCCCATAACCAACAGGGCACCGGCCAGCCTGCGCTGCCGCCCGACAGCCTGCACGAGAAAGACTGCGAGGAAGATGAGGCTGGGCACCACGTAGGCCAAGGAATTCAGCAAGGCACTGGCCTGACCAAAAGGGGGAACCTCACGATTCACCTGCTGCCAGCCGAGAATTTCCCGCAGTTGACTGAAGGCGATGTCCAGACCGAAAT
This is a stretch of genomic DNA from Prosthecobacter algae. It encodes these proteins:
- a CDS encoding DEAD/DEAH box helicase, whose translation is MSAAAIKITPAQRVSIETSLQDYAPHIVSRGAALMRERAVRSMTPIPGGLVAQVQGSRIYQITLSWTEKEAVIGCSCPMGKHCKHAVALLLELRKNAVPAPLPQKPSNLASTSSSAAPSLSTLAGQVIAKLGRPLPTEARQTLQAVEPWWINKISKVEQASLLQSCGRSAWGYQKVTLWPAEVPPANLWEFLACLAIALKKLNAQLPDPLPSLLDPGLQKELAAKWQRHHAVQEWKTFMGQWQDPDLDETEAGPELRLVLHYAGATIQARQPNEAEFGKISQKALKDLSRSPLYGDPPPKINAGSSLVLKAFQDSYGKFVGNELAPLAESLNRCLTQLISNPELLREHVVSEDGEPLQCAEKPLKWSLKAPTAPGGDYHLHLYTDDGQRPEPPVAIIPGNPVRYVTSSLIYPLSYWPFKNERQTWPTVIPAAALESREGVNALAKLGVEVPARLTGKVQTVKASVEVRGEVYRYSHSPSDYFRLEASAKFEDVEVPSTWNGSRWIPKYWDSKNIHPTEEKLVQIDKSRLPATAAWLRQMPLRQSAAAPEKVEQRISGKDWPDLFAAWIARRPEDITVTLDAELASLRDGGISGQVRLEIEESKSGMDWFDLTVALDVTDHTLSQDEINLLLRAKGKWVKLPGKGWRKLEFNLTDQQEQDLADLGLSAQQFTGEKQRLHALQLDSLTKSSSTLLPADSATQVRRRLEEIHTRVTPAQPAVISANLRPYQTEGFHFLAYLSMNGFGGVLADDMGLGKTLQALTWIAWLRAEQKVQEPILVICPKSVQDNWRAEAARFSPDLRVTVWNRGNSGKEGLDGRADLLVIHYPHLRQHEDLLREQKWGAVILDEAQAIKNPTSQSARAACALEARHRLALTGTPIENRLLDLWSIFAFAMPGILGSRASFGRMFDANEDPLARRRLAARTKPFLLRRTKKEVATDLPERVEEDLLTEMEGTQATLYQAEIKRARAQLLKVETSHQLDKVRFNILTSLLRLRQICCHPRLVGLDKEATPAKGKKKKAAEDESESAKLNALIEQLEPIMEEGQKVLVFSQFVQMLEIIQDETAKQNWTTFILTGDTEDRGALVSAFQSHEGPAVFLISLKAGGSGLNLTAASYVVLYDPWWNPAVEAQAIDRTHRIGQKQTVFAYRLIMKDTIEEKIRMLQKQKGALAQDILGEESFAQGLTLNDFQFLLG
- the upp gene encoding uracil phosphoribosyltransferase — encoded protein: MDSPVVVSHPLAQIHLTEIRRVNTTCGQFRWHLQRLAEILFIEATRHLKTSAIRVQTPLAETEGAAFARPIVLVPILRAGLGLQEAILPLVPDAIVAHVGIARDEATAQPMPYYSKLPSVLAQADVFLLDPMLATGGSACSAVNQLKEAGATSITFICVVSCPHGLQAFAAQHPDVPVITAAVDDGLNDRCYIVPGLGDAGDRCFGT
- a CDS encoding cyclic nucleotide-binding domain-containing protein, with translation MKEYAYIHEEGQLPAPLSSVPFLNSFTEDQLDEVLNSSSLLQCDAGDTIIREGSIDSRIYILLNGELEVKVAGKKVALISRVGDVFGELALVNQDKRAASVIAGSRALCLAVDQKFLQDIHPREEDPAFHAALFEFVARLVAKKLDATSRRLAELEKELRVLKGEPAAESAPATPVVVSKAPAVKAKKAAAKKSPPKKAMARR
- a CDS encoding sigma-70 family RNA polymerase sigma factor, whose product is MTETIDIEQERQIQEDIQLIQRIAERDSAAFQMFYKKYSGLIFAAISNVLNDHHDTEDVMQEVLVQLWNKAHLYEPRKGKPLTWLTTMARNRAIDRIRSKQRRSRLNDDFESENKKLQFEFEESGLEILEEKERDSIVHRAVSKLNDDQREAIHLAYFSGLTQAEVAERLNEPLGTIKARIRRGVSRLEALVKPRMA